A DNA window from Siniperca chuatsi isolate FFG_IHB_CAS linkage group LG6, ASM2008510v1, whole genome shotgun sequence contains the following coding sequences:
- the dr1 gene encoding protein Dr1 — MASSSGNDDDLTIPRAAINKMIKETLPNVRVANDARELVVNCCTEFIHLISSEANEICNKSDKKTISPEHVINALESLGFASYITEVKDVLQECKTVALKRRKASSRLENLGIPEEELLRQQQELFAKARQQQAELAQQEWLQMQQAAQQAQMAAASASAAQQAGSSQDEDEEDDM, encoded by the exons ATGGCTTCTTCCTCTGGAAACGACGACGACCTCACCATCCCCAGAGCagctatcaacaagatgattaAAGAAACTCTCCCTAACGTACGAGTGGCTAACGACGCCAGGGAGCTTGTGGTTAACTGCTGCACAGAGTTCATACACCTCATATCCTCAGAAGCCAATGAAATATGCAACAAGTCCGACAAGAAGACCATATCTCCTGAGCATGTCATCAATG CCCTTGAGAGCCTTGGTTTCGCATCATACATCACGGAGGTGAAAGACGTCCTGCAGGAGTGTAAAACTGTAGCTCTGAAGAGGAGGAAAGCCAGCTCTCGACTGGAGAACCTGGGCATACCAGAGGAGGAGCTCCTCAGACAACAACAGGAATTGTTTGCCAAG GCGcgacagcagcaggcagagctCGCCCAGCAGGAGTGGTTACAGATGCAGCAGGCCGCCCAGCAGGCACAAATGGCAGCAGCATCTGCCAGCGCCGCCCAGCAGGCCGGTTCCTCTCAGGATGAAGACGAAGAGGATGACATGTGA
- the scinla gene encoding scinderin like a isoform X2: MEVDMSWASFNKGDCFIIDLGKTIYHWSGSESNRFERLKTTELAIDIRNNERKGRAEIEMIEEGSEPEAVIKVLGPLPKLPSGSSDDVSTDKKNKNQASLYLISDATGSMKATVIAEKNPFKQNMLSQSECYILDNGGDNKIFIWKGRNANADERKAALTAANKFIKDKNYSQNTQVQVMPAGAETTLFKQFFFNWLDKDETTGPSKAYTIGSIARVEQIPFDSSKLHSDNVMAAQHGMVDDGSGKVKIWRVEGGKNVPVDPSTYGQFFGGDCYLVLYSYNVGGREKHIIYTWQGQNCTKDELAASAFLTVNLDDSMGGVATQVRVTQGQEPPHLVSVFKDKPLVVHLGGTSRESGESKPGSTRLFHIRQSSNKATRAVEVKPTASSLNTNDVFVLKSPESLFLWKGKGATPEEITAAKYVAGLLGGTATVVEETKEPAGFWQPLGGKKDYQTSKTLQGMVRRPRLFSCSNKTGRLIAEEVPGEFTQMDLATDDVMILDTWDQIFVWVGKDANEAEKTGSLKIAQDYVNSDPSGRSGIPISTIKQEEEPLSFIGWFHAWDPKIWSKDPLQWMQDRIKKH, encoded by the exons ATGGAGGTGGACATGTCCTGGGCTAGCTTCAACAAAGGAGACTGCTTCATCATTGACTTGGGAAAG ACCATCTACCACTGGTCTGGAAGTGAAAGCAATCGCTTCGAGCGGCTGAAAACCACTGAGCTGGCCATCGATATCCGCAACAATGAGCGAAAGGGCCGTGCTGAAATAGAAATGATTGAAGAAGGCTCCGAGCCAGAAGCCGTCATTAAA GTGCTTGGGCCCCTGCCCAAGCTCCCATCAGGAAGCAGTGACGATGTATCCACCGATAAGAAGAACAAGAACCAGGCATCTCTCTATTTG ATTTCTGATGCTACTGGCTCCATGAAGGCAACTGTGATAGCTGAAAAAAACCCCTTCAAACAAAACATGCTCTCCCAGAGTGAATGCTACATCTTGGACAACGGAGGAGACAATAAGATATTCATCTGGAAAG GGAGGAATGCAAATGCAGATGAGCGCAAAGCAGCTTTGACTGCTGCAAACAAGTTCATCAAAGACAAGAATTACTCTCAGAATACTCAG GTCCAGGTAATGCCAGCAGGGGCTGAGACCACCCTGTTTAAGCAGTTCTTCTTCAACTGGTTGGACAAGGATGAGACCACAGGCCCAAGTAAGGCCTACACCATTGGTAGCATCGCTCGGGTGGAGCAGATTCCCTTCGACTCCTCCAAACTCCACAGCGACAACGTCATGGCTGCCCAGCACGGCATGGTGGATGATGGCTCTGGGAAAGTCAAG ATTTGGCGTGtggaaggaggaaaaaatgtTCCTGTGGACCCATCCACTTATGGACAGTTCTTTGGAGGTGACTGTTACCTGGTGCTGTACTCCTACAACgtgggaggcagagagaagcaTATCATCTACACCTG GCAGGGGCAGAATTGCACTAAGGATGAACTGGCCGCTTCAGCCTTTCTCACAGTCAACCTGGACGATTCCATGGGTGGAGTAGCTACCCAG GTTCGTGTCACTCAGGGCCAAGAACCCCCTCATCTTGTGAGCGTGTTTAAGGACAAGCCTTTGGTCGTCCACTTGGGTGGGACGTCCCGCGAGAGTGGCGAGAGCAAGCCTGGCAGCACGCGGCTCTTCCATATCCGCCAGAGCTCCAACAAAGCCACACGGGCTGTTGAG GTGAAGCCCACTGCCTCCTCTCTGAACACAAATGATGTGTTTGTGCTGAAGTCACCTGAGTCCCTGTTCCTGTGGAAGGGAAAGGGAGCAACTCCGGAGGAGATCACTGCAGCTAAGTATGTTGCTGGCCTGCTCGGAGGAACTGCCACTGTGGTGGAGGAGACCAAGGAACCAG CTGGTTTCTGGCAACCGCTGGGTGGGAAGAAGGACTACCAGACCTCCAAGACCCTGCAGGGGATGGTCAGGCGTCCACGACTGTTTAGCTGTTCAAACAAAACTGGCAGGCTGATA GCGGAGGAGGTGCCCGGTGAGTTCACACAGATGGATCTAGCAACCGATGATGTCATGATTCTGGACACCTGGGATCAG ATCTTCGTTTGGGTCGGAAAGGACGCCAACGAGGCCGAGAAAACTGGATCACTCAAGATTG CCCAAGACTATGTGAATTCGGACCCCTCTGGCCGTAGCGGTATCCCCATCAGCACCAttaagcaggaggaggagccaCTCTCCTTCATCGGATGGTTCCATGCCTGGGACCCTAAGATATGGAGCAAAGATCCTTTGCAGTGGATGCAAGACCGTATCAAAAAGCATTAG
- the zgc:109982 gene encoding retinol dehydrogenase 8, giving the protein MNQKVVLITGCSSGIGLALAARIAKDEKKRFMVYATMRNVSKCEALVEVAGRTLGRTLEIKQLDVCDEDSIKACVDSLPERRVDILISNAGMGLIGPLECQSMDEMKTVMDTNFFGLVRLLKQILPDMKRRKKGHIVVISSVMGIQGILFNDVYAASKFAVEGFCESLAVQALKFNLNISLIEPGPVITEFERKVYDEGLKTDLSKADKVTADMFTNIYLKNYKQIFETFGQTAEDIAEHTLKIITMDNPPFRHQTNTLYTPMTTLKYADPNGDLPIDTFYKMVFEHDKVFNASLNFLKLLRWRSRKSFTLEKDKSN; this is encoded by the exons ATGAACCAGAAGGTGGTACTCATCACAGGCTGCTCCTCCGGGATTGGCCTCGCCTTGGCTGCCCGCATTGCAAAAGATGAGAAGAAAAGGTTCATGG tcTACGCCACCATGAGGAACGTAAGTAAGTGTGAGGCGCTGGTCGAGGTCGCAGGTCGGACTCTGGGCAGGACTTTGGAGATCAAACAGTTGGACGTATGTGACGAGGACTCCATCAAAGCCTGCGTGGACAGCCTGCCTGAGCGCAGGGTGGACATTCTTA TAAGTAATGCAGGGATGGGTCTGATTGGACCTCTTGAGTGTCAGTCAATGGATGAGATGAAGACTGTCATGGACACCAACTTCTTTGGGCTTGTGCGTTTGCTGAAGCAAATCCTACCTGacatgaagaggaggaaaaaaggcCATATTGTGGTCATTAGCAGCGTCATGGGCATTCAGG GAATTTTATTCAATGACGTCTATGCAGCATCCAAGTTTGCAGTGGAAGGCTTTTGTGAAAGCTTAGCAGTACAAGCCCTGAAGTTTAATCTCAA TATCAGCTTGATAGAGCCGGGTCCAGTCATAACAGAATTTGAGCGTAAAGTCTATGATGAGGGCTTGAAGACTGATCTCAGCAAAGCTGACAAAGTGACTGCTGACATGTTCACGAACATCTACTTGAAGAACTACAAACAAATCTTTGAAACCTTCGGGCAGACTGCTGAGGATATAGCAGAG CATACTCTCAAGATCATCACCATGGACAATCCCCCTTTCCGTCATCAGACAAACACGCTTTACACCCCTATGACCACACTCAAATATGCTGACCCCAACGGTGACCTCCcaattgacacattttacaaaatggTGTTTGAACACGACAAGGTCTTCAACGCCAGTCTGAACTTCCTCAAACTTCTGCGCTGGAGAAGTAGAAAGAGCTTTACCTTGGAAAAGGACAAGAGCAACTAA
- the scinla gene encoding scinderin like a isoform X1, translated as MCVGLYSRPERRELGRKPESAASSHPASVFCPHQTLSTMAHHKEFETAGKKPGLQVWRVEKMDLKPVPTELYGNFYTGDSYILLYTTSAPSYNVHSWIGEEASTDERGAAAILMTQLDDFLGGAPRQFTEFQNQESVTFLGYFKTGIKYKKGGVASGFQHVVTNDTNIQRLLHVKGRHNIRAMEVDMSWASFNKGDCFIIDLGKTIYHWSGSESNRFERLKTTELAIDIRNNERKGRAEIEMIEEGSEPEAVIKVLGPLPKLPSGSSDDVSTDKKNKNQASLYLISDATGSMKATVIAEKNPFKQNMLSQSECYILDNGGDNKIFIWKGRNANADERKAALTAANKFIKDKNYSQNTQVQVMPAGAETTLFKQFFFNWLDKDETTGPSKAYTIGSIARVEQIPFDSSKLHSDNVMAAQHGMVDDGSGKVKIWRVEGGKNVPVDPSTYGQFFGGDCYLVLYSYNVGGREKHIIYTWQGQNCTKDELAASAFLTVNLDDSMGGVATQVRVTQGQEPPHLVSVFKDKPLVVHLGGTSRESGESKPGSTRLFHIRQSSNKATRAVEVKPTASSLNTNDVFVLKSPESLFLWKGKGATPEEITAAKYVAGLLGGTATVVEETKEPAGFWQPLGGKKDYQTSKTLQGMVRRPRLFSCSNKTGRLIAEEVPGEFTQMDLATDDVMILDTWDQIFVWVGKDANEAEKTGSLKIAQDYVNSDPSGRSGIPISTIKQEEEPLSFIGWFHAWDPKIWSKDPLQWMQDRIKKH; from the exons ATGTGTGTCGGGCTATATAGCAGACCTGAGCGCAGAGAGCTTGGGCGGAAACCTGAAAGTGCAGCTTCTTCACACCCAGCATCTGTCTTCTGTCCTCACCAG ACCCTGAGCACTATGGCGCACCACAAGGAGTTCGAGACTGCAGGGAAGAAGCCTGGCCTGCAGGTGTGGCGGGTGGAGAAAATGGATTTGAAACCTGTTCCTACAGAACTCTATGGAAACTTCTACACCGGAGACTCTTACATACTGCTCTACACCACCTCTGCTCCTTCTTACAACGTTCACTCGTGGATTG GTGAAGAAGCTTCCACCGATGAGAGAGGGGCTGCTGCCATCTTAATGACGCAGCTGGATGACTTCTTGGGTGGAGCTCCAAGACAGTTCACGGAGTTTCAAAACCAAGAGTCAGTCACCTTTCTGGGCTATTTCAAGACTGGCATCAAATACAAG AAAGGTGGAGTAGCCTCAGGCTTCCAGCATGTGGTGACCAACGACACGAATATCCAACGTCTGCTGCACGTTAAAGGTCGTCATAACATCAGAGCCATGGAGGTGGACATGTCCTGGGCTAGCTTCAACAAAGGAGACTGCTTCATCATTGACTTGGGAAAG ACCATCTACCACTGGTCTGGAAGTGAAAGCAATCGCTTCGAGCGGCTGAAAACCACTGAGCTGGCCATCGATATCCGCAACAATGAGCGAAAGGGCCGTGCTGAAATAGAAATGATTGAAGAAGGCTCCGAGCCAGAAGCCGTCATTAAA GTGCTTGGGCCCCTGCCCAAGCTCCCATCAGGAAGCAGTGACGATGTATCCACCGATAAGAAGAACAAGAACCAGGCATCTCTCTATTTG ATTTCTGATGCTACTGGCTCCATGAAGGCAACTGTGATAGCTGAAAAAAACCCCTTCAAACAAAACATGCTCTCCCAGAGTGAATGCTACATCTTGGACAACGGAGGAGACAATAAGATATTCATCTGGAAAG GGAGGAATGCAAATGCAGATGAGCGCAAAGCAGCTTTGACTGCTGCAAACAAGTTCATCAAAGACAAGAATTACTCTCAGAATACTCAG GTCCAGGTAATGCCAGCAGGGGCTGAGACCACCCTGTTTAAGCAGTTCTTCTTCAACTGGTTGGACAAGGATGAGACCACAGGCCCAAGTAAGGCCTACACCATTGGTAGCATCGCTCGGGTGGAGCAGATTCCCTTCGACTCCTCCAAACTCCACAGCGACAACGTCATGGCTGCCCAGCACGGCATGGTGGATGATGGCTCTGGGAAAGTCAAG ATTTGGCGTGtggaaggaggaaaaaatgtTCCTGTGGACCCATCCACTTATGGACAGTTCTTTGGAGGTGACTGTTACCTGGTGCTGTACTCCTACAACgtgggaggcagagagaagcaTATCATCTACACCTG GCAGGGGCAGAATTGCACTAAGGATGAACTGGCCGCTTCAGCCTTTCTCACAGTCAACCTGGACGATTCCATGGGTGGAGTAGCTACCCAG GTTCGTGTCACTCAGGGCCAAGAACCCCCTCATCTTGTGAGCGTGTTTAAGGACAAGCCTTTGGTCGTCCACTTGGGTGGGACGTCCCGCGAGAGTGGCGAGAGCAAGCCTGGCAGCACGCGGCTCTTCCATATCCGCCAGAGCTCCAACAAAGCCACACGGGCTGTTGAG GTGAAGCCCACTGCCTCCTCTCTGAACACAAATGATGTGTTTGTGCTGAAGTCACCTGAGTCCCTGTTCCTGTGGAAGGGAAAGGGAGCAACTCCGGAGGAGATCACTGCAGCTAAGTATGTTGCTGGCCTGCTCGGAGGAACTGCCACTGTGGTGGAGGAGACCAAGGAACCAG CTGGTTTCTGGCAACCGCTGGGTGGGAAGAAGGACTACCAGACCTCCAAGACCCTGCAGGGGATGGTCAGGCGTCCACGACTGTTTAGCTGTTCAAACAAAACTGGCAGGCTGATA GCGGAGGAGGTGCCCGGTGAGTTCACACAGATGGATCTAGCAACCGATGATGTCATGATTCTGGACACCTGGGATCAG ATCTTCGTTTGGGTCGGAAAGGACGCCAACGAGGCCGAGAAAACTGGATCACTCAAGATTG CCCAAGACTATGTGAATTCGGACCCCTCTGGCCGTAGCGGTATCCCCATCAGCACCAttaagcaggaggaggagccaCTCTCCTTCATCGGATGGTTCCATGCCTGGGACCCTAAGATATGGAGCAAAGATCCTTTGCAGTGGATGCAAGACCGTATCAAAAAGCATTAG
- the LOC122877288 gene encoding protein wntless homolog, whose protein sequence is MAGAIIENMSTKKLVFLGFFIFVFQVISILVGALIAPSPTSAIRYLATKCINCHRAGGWLVPWGSNRCQQIHSFDEPLAKTLDANDIVFAVHVPLPNKEMSPWFQYMLAVLQFDIAFKMINQIEDDVIITIDAGLAYRDDLISEWTTKFHSVEQRPLRCIFAVPKTYENEGRFYHCDPIPFMELGSVAHKYFLINLRLPVNDTVNVGIGEIKDIQIVGIHQNGGFTKVWISMKTVFSPWIFGATVWYWHRISLMARPPVLLEKVIFALGISMTFLNVPVEWLSLGFEWTWMLLFEDVQQGVFYSTLFCFWIIFCGEHLMDQSQRNLLSAYWWQVGLVVFGSSILLIFDLSERGVHLTNPFYSVWASDIGMKVAITFIIVAGISVCLYFLSLCGMVHCVFRNIGGKIQQLPAMPEARRLRYKGIIFRFKFLMLVTLACAAMTVIFFILNQVSEGHWHWGDYTLQVHSAFLTGIYGMWNLYVFTIIFLYAPSHKSNRNKSGGSQQTDLLEKPESQESRLTCGEQGPTETYRITGKVAEE, encoded by the exons ATGGCAGGAGCAATCATAGAGAACATGAGCACTAAGAAATTGGTTTTCTTgggtttctttatttttgttttccaagttATTTCCATCCTGGTTGGAGCCTTAATCG CTCCTAGTCCCACCAGTGCCATCCGCTACTTGGCCACCAAATGCATTAACTGCCACAGGGCTGGCGGCTGGCTCGTGCCGTGGGGATCAAATCGGTGCCAGCAGATCCACAGTTTCGATGAGCCTCTGGCAAAAACACTGGATGCCAACGACATCGTTTTTGCAGTGCACGTACCTCTTCCCAACAAGGAGATGAGCCCCTGGTTTCAGTATATGCTTGCTGTTCTACAGTTCGACATTGCATTCAAAATGATCAATCAGATTG AAGACGATGTTATCATCACTATTGATGCTGGCCTGGCATACAGGGATGATTTGATATCTGAGTGGACCACAAAGTTTCACTCAGTGGAGCAAAGGCCACTCAGGTGCATATTTGCAGTCCCTAAG ACATATGAAAATGAAGGCCGCTTTTATCACTGTGACCCCATTCCATTCATGGAACTGGGAAGTGTGGCccacaaatattttttgattaaCCTGCGCTTGCCAGTGAATGACACAgtgaatgttggcattggaGAAATAAAGGACATCCAAATAGTG GGCATCCACCAGAATGGAGGCTTCACTAAAGTGTGGATCAGCATGAAGACTGTGTTCAGTCCCTGGATATTTGGGGCAACAGTTTGGTACTGGCACAGGATCAGCCTCATGGCAAGACCTCCAGTCCTGTTGGAAAA GGTGATTTTTGCTCTCGGGATCTCTATGACGTTCCTGAACGTGCCGGTGGAGTGGCTCTCCCTGGGCTTTGAGTGGACGTGGATGCTGCTGTTCGAAGATGTTCAACAGGGCGTCTTTTACTCCACGCTCTTCTGTTTCTGGATCATCTTCTGTGGTGAACACCTCATG GACCAAAGTCAGAGGAATCTGCTCTCTGCGTACTGGTGGCAGGTTGGGCTGGTGGTGTTCGGCTCATCTATTCTCCTCATATTTGACCTGAGTGAAAG GGGGGTTCATTTGACCAACCCTTTCTACAGTGTTTGGGCATCAGATATTGGGATGAAGGTGGCA ATTACCTTCATTATTGTGGCAGggatttctgtttgtctgtattttctctCCCTGTGTGGCATGGTGCATTGTGTGTTCAGGAACATTGGTGGGAAAATACAGCAACTTCCTGCAATGCCAGAGGCTAGGAGACTGCGTTATAag GGTATAATCTTCAGGTTCAAGTTTTTGATGCTGGTAACTCTAGCATGTGCAGCCATGACCGTCATCTTCTTCATCCTAAATCAA GTCAGTGAAGGTCACTGGCACTGGGGAGACTACACTCTCCAAGTCCACAGTGCTTTTCTCACAGGGATCTACGGCATGTGGAACCTCTATGTTTTCACCATTATCTTCCTCTATGCCCCCTCCCACAAGTCCAACAGAAACAAGTCAGGAGGCAGTCAGCAAACAG ATCTGCTGGAGAAGCCAGAAAGCCAAGAGAGCCGGCTGACATGTGGAGAGCAGGGGCCGACAGAGACCTACAGGATCACTGGGAAGGTGGCTGAGGAGTAA